The following nucleotide sequence is from Podospora bellae-mahoneyi strain CBS 112042 chromosome 1 map unlocalized CBS112042p_1, whole genome shotgun sequence.
TTTGACGGCTGATGACGTTGGCGtcgggggaagaaggagaaggggaaagcCAAAACGGATGGGACAGGGTGGGCTGAGAGAATGGGAGGAAGTTTTCACGCTGAcgggaaggagaagaaaccgggggtgttgttgatgatgggagtCGAAAGACGAGGACCTAATGATACCATGGGGCGACTAATACCTGGTAATGGACTGACGATGTGTATGGACTTTTTATGGCATATTTATTCTGCACGACGCTTATCATGTGGCATGGAGTTGGTAGAGGAGCGGGCGGGTCTGTCTCTCTAGACACtctttgtttttctttttttttttttgttttttttttggtacTGCATAGCCTACATGAGTTATTTGTTCTATATTTTTTGATCTTCGTCTGTCTTGATGCAACAGCGGGATGATTTCAGGATCTGGCACCTGAGCATAGTTCGGCGGGTGCCTTGGGGGTTATCATGCTGTTGCCGATGCATGTGATATAGATGGCAGAAACGAAGGGTCCGATATGCACAAGGCTGGACCAACGCAGTCCGTCGCTGCAGATTGTCACGGCGAAACAAAAACTTCCATATGCGCTCCTATCTGGTGAGCTGACTGGCTATACTTCGGCCATCATGAGCTGCTAgctggtgaggtgaggttggagttTAGCCTAAAACGGACGCGGACAGCGTCCTTCCGGGCGCCCAAGGAACTTCCGCACTATCATCAGCAGGAGCTTTGATCCTCTGACTCGGCAATGTTTTCTGACACAAAGAGAGCAGAAGTGGACAAAATTCGTTTCTGAAGCATTCAAGAGAGAGCTTATGACCTCGTTATAGTTGCAGGCTCATGACTGGCATCAATCATGATGGGCTGGTGCCACAAGCAACCACCAAGCAAATGCCCCAATTTTGCACTTAGAtactccaacaacagcatcacaATTGGAGAAAGCAAGCTCCATCTGCAGACCCCAACACGGGATGGACGGCCAGGATGGATGACCTGCAGCCCCTGGGCGTGTGGGGTGAGGCCAGGGGAGCTCCTTCTTCATTCGCAACGCCATTTGTTCCCTCGGGGTGCCTTCCCCCGCGGTCTTCAACACGGTGAGCGGCAGCTCGAATTCCAGGCCATGAGAGGAAACATTGAAGAGCTATAAGACAGCTCTTGCTCTGGACATGTTCAAGAAATACACAACTTTCTTgtcggcagcagcagcagcaaccacagtTTGTGTCTCTCTGTGAGAGTCATCACCAGGCTGCCcctccttccaccacctGTACCCCACTGTCGTTCCCCTCActgcccctcaccaccaacaaccccaccataCGATAGGAGTTTATGTACCATGGCTCCCGCCGCCGCTATCGTGGTCCCCGTCGACAAGAACTGGGAGTTCAAGCAGCTCGACAAGGAAGACGCCGAGTTCCTCCCCGTTTCCCAGTTCCCGACCAACGTCCACCTCGACCTCATTCACCACAAAATCATCCCCGACCCCTTCATTGGCAAGAACGAGCTCGATGTGCAGTGGGTGGGCGAGGCGCAATGGGTCTACAAGACTACGTTCAAGGGACAGCCCGTCCCAGAGGGGGCCAAGGCTGTGTTGGCCTTCGACGGGTTGGACACCTTTGCGACTGTAAAGGTGAACGGGACCACGATCTTGGAGACAGATAATATGTTCACTCctgagagggtggaggtgacagggctgttgaaggaggagaacgAGCTTGTTATCAGCTTTGACAGTGCCTATCTCAGGGGCTGGAAGCTGGTTGAGAAGTATCCTGAGCACAAGTGGGGTGTGTGGAATGGTGATAATTCGAGATTGGCTGTGAGGAAGGCGCAGTATCACTGGGTATGATCTCTCTTATGCAGGCTGTCAAGGAGTATCTTGCTAACAAGGATAAATAGGGATGGGACTGGGGCCCGGCACTCCTGACTTGCGGACCATGGCGGCCAATCAACCTCGAAATCTACGAAACGAGACTTGCAGACCTCAGCTTTGACAGCACCATCTCCGAGAATCTTAAGTCAGCCGGCATCAAGGCCACAGCTGAAGTTGAGGGGCCAGGTGGAAAGGTCAAATTTGAGCTCTCGCTCGATGGTGAACAAGTGGGATCCCAAACCGCAGACGCCAATGGCTCCGGCAGCGTCACAGTTTCCTTCCATCTCGACAATCCTTCGCTTTGGTATCCCTTCCGCTATGGAGAACAGCCCCTTTACACACTCACGGCCACTATCCTGAGTGGCGATAATGAGATTTCCAGCATCAGCAAACGGATCGGTCTTCGCCGGGCCGAGCTCGTTCAGCAACCACTCCTTGACCAGCCCGgaacctccttcttcttccgcgTCAACAACATTCCCATCTACTGCGGTGGCTCTGACTGGATCCCGGCCGACAACTTCATCCCCCGTATCACAGCCCAAAAATACTACGAATGGATTTCTCTTATCCGTGATGGCAACCAGTTCATGGTCCGTGTTTGGGGCGGCGGCATCTACGAGGAACAGGCTTTCTATGATGCATGCGACGAGCTCGGCGTTCTCGTGTGGCAAGACTTCATGTTCGGCTGTGGCAACTACCCTGCCTGGCCTGAGCTGAGGAAGTCTATTGACCGGGAGGCCCGTGAGAACGTCAAGCTCCTCAGACACCACCCTTCTATCGTCATCTGGGCTGGCAACAATGAGGACTACCAGTACCAGGAGTCTGCTGGGTTGACCTACGATTTTGAGAACAAGGACGCCGAATCTTGGCTTCAGACCGACTTCCCAGCGAGATACATCTATGAGAAGATTCTCAGTGATGCCTGCGCGGAACTCATTCCAAGTACTTTCTACCATCCTGGCAGTCCGTGGGGTGCGGGAAGGGATACACACGATGCCACGGTGGGCGATATCCACCAGTGGAACGTCTGGCATGGTACCCAGGAGAAGTGGCAGGATTTTGACAAGCTCTCTGGAAGATTCGTCAGCGAGTTTGGCATGCAGGCTTTCCCCGACGTCAAGACCATCGACGCGTATCTGCCTCTCGGCAAAGACGACCCGGACCGATACCCCCAGTCTTCCACTGTCGACTTCCACAACAAGGCCGACGGTCACGAGAGGAGAATCGCTCTGTATCTGGTGGAGAACATGAGATATGCCCCTGACCCCTTGGAACAGTTTGTCTACTCTACCCAGTTGATGCAGGCAGAGTGTCTTGCCAGCGCGTACAGACTCTGGAAGAGGCAGTGGAAGGGTCCAGGGAGGGAGTACAACGCGGGTGCTTTGGTGTGGCAGATCAATGACTGCTGGCCGGTGACGAGTTGGTCGATTGTGGACTTTTATCTCCGGCCAAAACACGCTTTTTACACGGTCAAGCGGGAGATGGCGCCCGTTTCGGCGGGGATCACGCGCAAGATTCACAAGCACCCCAGGGATAAGTACACGCGGGTGTATATCGACACTGAGACGAAGATTGAAGTCTGGGCGAGCAACCTTACCCTTGAGGATTTGACTGTTGATGTGGTGCTCAAGGCTTGGGATGTTACTACTGGGGAGTTGACGCTTGAAAAGAAGATTGCCGAGGGGTTGGTCCTGCCAGAGAATAGATCGACGGAAGTGGGCGCGTTGGATGTTCCTGTGGGggaaaagggcaagggagAGGAGAACAGGATTGTCGTGACGGCGTATATTGTTCAGAATGGCAAGCAAATCGCGCGGTATGTCAACTGGCCGGAGCCGCTCAAGTATGTGCACCTCCAGAAGCCgaaggagctcaaggtgGTGCTCAATGATGATGCCACGGCTGTGGACATCAGCGCTGAGGTCCCCGTCAAGGGTGTCGCGCTGGAGTGCGAGGATGATGCGGTCAAGTTTGATGATAATTTGGTGGATATTGTtcctggggaggtggtttctATTGCTGTCAAGGGGGCGACGAAGGAGACCAAGATTTCGACGAGGTATTTGGGCATGATCTAGACTTGTTTGCTTTTCATTTGCTGGGATTTTTACAGGGCAAAGGGAGAAAATTGACGATGTGATATTCTCAGACATACCTTAGATGATATGCAGTTGGTAGGCCTTGGAAGAAAGACAATAGGCCGGTTTAACATCCCCAAAAAGAACTTTCATGCAATGACTTGGCTCAAGTATTGAGATCATCCGGGCAGGCCAACACATCATCAAGCCATTAAAATATAGTCGTACGGCCTCATATTATCACTGAAACCCTTTTCGATTACCTCTCACCACCCATTGACTACCTGTTTAGCCATACAGAATCTATTTTGGGGCCTCTTAACCATCTTCAAAGGACTAGTGGCTTTCTTTCACTGTCTTGTTTCAAGCAGCAATCTCGACTTTTCTCACATACTCGGTGTATTCACCATTCACCACTTCATGCTTCAGTTGTTCATCACATTCAACTCAACAGCGCGGACCTTGCGGGCTTTCCTTGGGCGCTCTGAGAAAGGCACTCAGACCGCTGCCAATATACAGTTGAGTTCACTCAGGATATATAACAAGTTGACAGGGGCAAACCGTGCCGCAAGTATAGGAGACACTACGTGGCTGATATGGGAAGAGGAGACATAGAAAGTgtagaagaggaagaagttgaTAGCCGTATGACGTAGGTACGCAGGAATAAGACGTTGCATTCTCAAATACATTAGTCACCTGCCAAAAGTCGTTTGGACAAGCCAAGGTCCCTACAACTCTGCTGCTAAAGACGTcaaaataaaagaaaatttATGATATGTATGCTAAAAGACCAAGGTCCCATGTCCCAATGCCGTCCGGTACGCCATAACACCCACCATGCAAGTTTTTTTCCCTTCTCTCCGGTTGTTTTTAGTTTAACTTTGTTGATATTGCTTGCTTAGCAGCAGCCAGTGTTGCCTTTGGCCGCCTCAAGCTTGGCAGGGTCAACAGAGGTGTCAAGCTCGGTCTCCACCTTCTCGTTGGGGCCGGCAATGAGAATCTTGAtgacctcaccctccttAACCTTCTTGAACGCCGACTCGGCATCCTTGAACGCAACGACGCCATTGACGAGCTTCTTGACGTCAACCTTGCCAGCGGCCACGAGCTCAATAGCAAGCTTGTAATCACCGCTGCCGTAGCGGAACGAGCCACGGGCCGTCACCTCCTTCAGGCAGAGAGCCATGATAGGGAAGTTGATGTCCGACTTGCCCATGCCGCCCTGGACGTAGGTGCCACCCATGCGGACAACGTGGAGGGAGGTCTGGATGCTAGGCTCGGCACCGGAGGCGTCAATGACAACGTCGGCGCCCTTGCCGAGGTTGGCAGAGGCGATGAGGTTCTTGGCATTCTCCTCGGCGGAGACACGCTGGGAGAGGTAGGTGTGGGTGGCGGCGAAGGACTTGGCAAAGTCCAGTTTCGACTGGACAATGTCGACCTGGACGATCTTGGTGGCGCCGAAGGAGGCAGCGACGGCGGCACAGAGGAGGCCAACGGGGCCGGCGCCCATGACGACAACGCTGTTGCCAGGCTGGACGCGGGCCTGCTTGACGATGTGAACAGCCACGGCGAGAGGCTCGATAAGGGCGCCCTCTTGGAGAGACACGTTGTCGGGCAGCTTATAGCAGAAGTCGTGGGGAGCGGACCAGAAGCCTGTTAGCGTGCCGTCGTAGGGGGGAGTGGCGGCGAAGACCATCTCGTGGCAGAGGTTGTAGCTGCCGCCGAGGCAGTcggggcagcggcggcagggGTAGCCGGGCTCGAGGGCAACACGGTCGCCCTTCTTGAGGTCTGTGACTCCGGAGCCGACCTCAACGACGGTACCGGCGGACTCGTGGCCGAGGACCATGGGGTCCTTCACGACGAAGTGGCCAATGGCGCCGTGGACCCAGTAGTGGACATCAGAGCCGCAGATGCCGGTGTAGTTGATGGCGACGAGAACATCGTGGGGGGACTTGAGCTTAGGGATTGGGCGCTCCTCGAAGGAGACATCATTGGGCTTGTTGAGGACGAAAGAAAGGTTCTGTTTGGCATCGGTTAGCTTGCGCGGTAGGGGGGTAGTTGTTGAAGCTCTTGAAAGCCATGACGGAACTTACGGAAGACATTGTGACTATGGGAGGGCTGCGCAAGAACTGTACAAGAAAGAATAAGAGAGATTCAATGAGCTATCAGCGCTTGCTTGCGGAGTGGAACTGATTAGGGGATTGTCAAGAAAAAGGATggacaagagagagagagaaagaagaccCCAGGGCCTACGAATATATACGAAAGCCAAGTCGAGCCACCCCGACTCAGGAGCTAATGTTCAATCTCCCAGCAAGAAGAGTAAACCCGCTTCTCGGAGATATCCCAGATGGCCAGAACCTACCAGGAGGACCGCAACGATGGATGAActggatggagggggggcgaGTGCGGggagcttctcctccaaagtGCCCCTCCATGCGCGTGTACCTGACCGGTGACCACCAATGTGACAATCTCGGTGGCCTGGAAGGTTGGGCTCGATACCATGCTGTAGAGAAAACCCCCCACTACAGGGCGGGCATTACGCCATGGATTCCATGGCTTTACACGGCGCCCATCTTGGTCTCTTTTCCTGGTGTTGCAGGTGAAGGATCGAGCTCTGGGAGAGCTTGAAGCACAGGACCCCACCCCACGAAATGCTCGACATTTATCCAGACATTTTACCCGCTCCAATCAAAATCGGAGCGCATTTCCGGTGGTATCCGCTCCTGCGAGGGGGATATCATCTTTTTCACTCCTTCTGGTGCCTGATGCAGCGCTGTTAAACCTAGACACCTGGACCAGGTGTCAGCTGAGAGTCAGAGACTTCTCAGgataaaaacaaaaaaaggagaaTGGTTAATGTCGGCTGAAGTTGTTTTGTTGGATTGCCGCAGGGTTGGACTCGGGCCCCCGAGCGACTGGGTGGACTGGGATGAGAAAGCACCATGAGGGCATTGTGGGCTGATTGAGGTCTTCAAAGCCTGGTTCATGGGAGGACAGAGGATTTGATATGCCGCTGCAACGGAACCTCAAATGCAAGTGCGGCTCGAGGGTGGTGTGCGGTCGCTTGCGCGTGATCGAGATGCATTCGCTACTGCACCAATGCCTTTGACATATCTATTATACCGCTGAGCGCGGCAGTTGGAGCTGCGATCTCGGAATGATATCAGTTTTGCGATATATAACCTATCCAAGGGGGATCACCAAGGGTAAAACAGCCCAAAGATACAATGATCATTTTTGTACCAGTTGGCATTAGGCCAGTGGAAGATATACagtccaaaaagaaaaaccacAGCTATTATTTAGCcaataataaagtaaaagaaTGATGAGAGTGGGATTCGAACCCACGCCCCTTTCGAGACCAGGAAATACTTTACAGTATGGTAATTCAAGTGGACCTGAACCTGGCGCCTTAGACCGCTCGGCCATCTCACCGTGTTGTCGTGTAATCTGGTGGCAAATCTTATCCCTAAGCTCGTACAAGACACTCGGCAACCGAATGCAACTTGAAAAGgggcccccttttccctgtATCTCGGCGCAACCCAGACTCCCAATCCTTAAAACCACGACACTCAAACATCTTCACGCTAATTCTCAGAGGTCAACTAATCCGAACGTTGAGTAAGTGAATATGTGGCTCTTTTCATGGTATCAACTACGACTCAATGACTATCAATACGCAGCTTAACCGCGGTAGCCCGATCCCATCCAGGGTGGCAACGCCAACGTGCATCCTCCGTCCTCATTAACTTTCGTTTCTGAGTCTTTCTCTTTCACAGTATCCCTAGAATCAAATCTGCGAATTCTCATCATACCTCGCAAAGATAAATCCGGCAGTTTGCCGATGGCAGCATCGTTCGAGGAACCGTAATTCCTATCCGGCCGCATTGTGACTGCCACGATGAGATCAGCCAGGCTCGCATCACAGACCAGAGCCCGGCGCCAAATCGGGCGGTTTGGCAGCAAAGCAAAGACTTCCGCCTGTATTGTTGTGTTTTGCGCTTCGCTCTTATTTTTCGGCCATCGTGCCACCATCTTTCCCAGATCTGCCTCTTCAACAAACTTCTGGTCGTTGCTAAAGAGGTAAACAGCGACAAGCCATTTACCCGTCAAATAAGTCTTTGAAGGGTCCTGCTGCGAGTACACCATTTGTCTGCCCCAGGTTCGGTAAGGtctgcagcaacaaccatAGGCTTTTCCTTCACACGGGCATCCAGCTTTGTAGCGGTGCAAAGGAGAGGTGATTTTGGCCGAGAGTGGCGCGACTGGATAGTTTCGCCAATTGACCAGTGATTCCAAGTCTGGGTTCTTTCCCACAGATGACGGCGGCTCCACCAGAAGACATCACACGATGATTTCCCAGGGCGCATCGCTTGGCTCATACCCAGGTGTTGTTTGGGATGAATGGATCAAGTAGCGAAAGTTTCGGACCGGAGGTATATTTGATTCCCGCGTGGCAGTGAGTGAAGTAGTCTTCTTGATTGCGGTAACGGTCGCAGATCGCCCGCTCGATCATATCCCAGATTTTGCAAGATAGAGAGCTGAGCCGCAGCCATCGGCGCAGCGTGTTATTCTCAGCATCTTCCTCAAGTGGCTCGCGCATGAGCATGTTCTCGGGACGAACATGATGACTTCTCAACGAGTGTAATTCCATGTTAGCCGTTGACGTCTCATACTTTGTCATCTTTGCCATTGTGGGCGTCTGCTCAAGTGGCACCGTCGTTGTCGGTGAGAGAGAACTTGACTGCTTTGAATCTCGAGGTCGGAGGTGTTGAATGTAAGTGAGAtgcaagaagagaaaagtaaTGTGGGATCCAGGCGAAATTAAAATACTGCAGAGGAGGCGCCCGTCTCAAACTGAGTTGACGAGGCTTAATTTAGTCAAACCTTGCAATCGTTTACGAGATATCCGCCACACTGTGGGCAGAAACCAGGCCAATATACGCTTGGAATAAGACTGAAAATATGGACCGAGGCTGGTCTTATTTGATGCACCCCAAAATAGTGTTTCTTATCGGCATACGGATTATGGGATGTCCTAAAACAAAACCTGTCAGTTGAATAACAGGCTATTTCGGGCATGTGCAGTGGTCAACACACACTTCAACTCTGCCCCTCTGACGTCTAATTGCTTGTAACCGATGTTTAAAGAGCATCAGCTTTCTCCAAAATTCCCAATGCTCCGCCAACAAGATGTAAACTGCCTGTGATGAGTGCTTGTACCTTGCTGCCGTCTTCTCCCTCAGAATTTGCCAACCCTCTCGCAGTGTTGATGGCTTCCTCAATGCTAGATATCACTAGAATCTTGGCAGATGTGTCGAGTGATGCCCATTTCTCAGCAAATATACGTTGCTGGGTCATTTTCTCAATGTCAGCTGGGTTGTACTGGTGATTCACAAAGTCTGGTTGAGGTTAGCCATGAGCTTTGTCCAAAATTGTGGTGCAGGGGACTATACCTCTCTTATAGCCCGTCGTGGCATATGTGACATTCGTGCAGAAGATGACATGCTGGAACCCTTGACCTGTCGAATCGGCGTTCTTCACAGTGTTGCATAGTCCGTCCAGGAAGTCGACGGCCTCGTTCCGCCCTTGTTGGTTGAATATTAAAACTTTTGGTCCCTTGCCCTCAGTCTTGGTTTCCTCAACGAAccacctcgccgccatcttcaagcTATCCACGGTGTGCGCACCGTCCACGTGCCAAATAATATTGTCCTCTTCTTTGACCTCACACCGTCCCCTCCAAACGACTTGTTCTATCCCATCAACAAACTCACTTGGCAATGCCGCCGCATCCGGCTTAAAATCGGGATCCAGCTTTTTCAGCGCCGTCTCAGCCAAAGCAATTGCGAGCGTAgcattcttcttctggaaATTCGCATCGGGCCTAACTCTCACGCCTTGGAGCCTTTGATCGACCTCGAGGACCTTCAGATCgacacccttctcctccgctcTCTTCTTGAGCACCTCGGCAGCAGAACCGACCTGCTCGATGGTGAAACCAGGGCTGCCTTTCTTCAAGATTCCTGCCTTGTGCCACGCGATCTTATCAACTGTGTCGCCCAACACATAGACATGGTCAATGCCCAATGTGCTGATGCCGCTCGCCACAGGCCGCTCCACCACATTCGTGGCATCGTACTCGCCCCCTATTCCCGTCTCATAAATGGCA
It contains:
- the MAN9 gene encoding Beta-mannosidase B (CAZy:GH2; COG:G; EggNog:ENOG503NYVS), yielding MAPAAAIVVPVDKNWEFKQLDKEDAEFLPVSQFPTNVHLDLIHHKIIPDPFIGKNELDVQWVGEAQWVYKTTFKGQPVPEGAKAVLAFDGLDTFATVKVNGTTILETDNMFTPERVEVTGLLKEENELVISFDSAYLRGWKLVEKYPEHKWGVWNGDNSRLAVRKAQYHWGWDWGPALLTCGPWRPINLEIYETRLADLSFDSTISENLKSAGIKATAEVEGPGGKVKFELSLDGEQVGSQTADANGSGSVTVSFHLDNPSLWYPFRYGEQPLYTLTATILSGDNEISSISKRIGLRRAELVQQPLLDQPGTSFFFRVNNIPIYCGGSDWIPADNFIPRITAQKYYEWISLIRDGNQFMVRVWGGGIYEEQAFYDACDELGVLVWQDFMFGCGNYPAWPELRKSIDREARENVKLLRHHPSIVIWAGNNEDYQYQESAGLTYDFENKDAESWLQTDFPARYIYEKILSDACAELIPSTFYHPGSPWGAGRDTHDATVGDIHQWNVWHGTQEKWQDFDKLSGRFVSEFGMQAFPDVKTIDAYLPLGKDDPDRYPQSSTVDFHNKADGHERRIALYLVENMRYAPDPLEQFVYSTQLMQAECLASAYRLWKRQWKGPGREYNAGALVWQINDCWPVTSWSIVDFYLRPKHAFYTVKREMAPVSAGITRKIHKHPRDKYTRVYIDTETKIEVWASNLTLEDLTVDVVLKAWDVTTGELTLEKKIAEGLVLPENRSTEVGALDVPVGEKGKGEENRIVVTAYIVQNGKQIARYVNWPEPLKYVHLQKPKELKVVLNDDATAVDISAEVPVKGVALECEDDAVKFDDNLVDIVPGEVVSIAVKGATKETKISTRYLGMI
- the XYL2_2 gene encoding Endo-1,4-beta-xylanase 2 (EggNog:ENOG503NU8H; COG:Q), coding for MSSNLSFVLNKPNDVSFEERPIPKLKSPHDVLVAINYTGICGSDVHYWVHGAIGHFVVKDPMVLGHESAGTVVEVGSGVTDLKKGDRVALEPGYPCRRCPDCLGGSYNLCHEMVFAATPPYDGTLTGFWSAPHDFCYKLPDNVSLQEGALIEPLAVAVHIVKQARVQPGNSVVVMGAGPVGLLCAAVAASFGATKIVQVDIVQSKLDFAKSFAATHTYLSQRVSAEENAKNLIASANLGKGADVVIDASGAEPSIQTSLHVVRMGGTYVQGGMGKSDINFPIMALCLKEVTARGSFRYGSGDYKLAIELVAAGKVDVKKLVNGVVAFKDAESAFKKVKEGEVIKILIAGPNEKVETELDTSVDPAKLEAAKGNTGCC
- the MET7 gene encoding Folylpolyglutamate synthetase (COG:H; EggNog:ENOG503NUTU); protein product: MHHVLKRKAIFGGLPTTSFKSTTTRNTLISILVSYRRQHFSEMASRTYNDAIDTLNTLQTPFAVIEARRKAGIRPDANSVQEMRGYLARIGYSTSSDLEKLNIVHVAGTKGKGSTCAFVDSILSKWHQTKGIPKKVGLFTSPHLIAVRERIRINSRPISEEMFARYFFEVWDRLEDNSTVATDLVEPGTKPIYARYLTLMSYHVYLSEGVDVAIYETGIGGEYDATNVVERPVASGISTLGIDHVYVLGDTVDKIAWHKAGILKKGSPGFTIEQVGSAAEVLKKRAEEKGVDLKVLEVDQRLQGVRVRPDANFQKKNATLAIALAETALKKLDPDFKPDAAALPSEFVDGIEQVVWRGRCEVKEEDNIIWHVDGAHTVDSLKMAARWFVEETKTEGKGPKVLIFNQQGRNEAVDFLDGLCNTVKNADSTGQGFQHVIFCTNVTYATTGYKRDFVNHQYNPADIEKMTQQRIFAEKWASLDTSAKILVISSIEEAINTARGLANSEGEDGSKVQALITGSLHLVGGALGILEKADAL